From the genome of bacterium:
TTTCAATCATTCGTATAATCTGTCCAATGATTTGGTCATAATTTGAGTTAATCTTTGTTGTCATAATAGAATCTATATAACCACATCGGTTTGCAAATTCTAACCATACCTGATTTTCGCATGCTTCACTTTCTGCATCACTTAATTTGGCAATAAATGCGGATTTATATCGCCTTTTCCTCCATGCCTCTGCAATATTTGCACATACCGAACGGGATGACCTTCGGATTTGATCAACTAA
Proteins encoded in this window:
- a CDS encoding four helix bundle protein codes for the protein LVDQIRRSSRSVCANIAEAWRKRRYKSAFIAKLSDAESEACENQVWLEFANRCGYIDSIMTTKINSNYDQIIGQIIRMIEKVDKWLIRQR